The Fusarium fujikuroi IMI 58289 draft genome, chromosome FFUJ_chr01 sequence TGACTTGGAGCTTCCTTCACCCAGGCAGCCTGGAGCTGCGTGTTGCAGTTGAGGTATGGTACCTACCTGCAAGGCTGGAGAACTGATGCCTGAGGTGTAAAAGATGTGCGCCGCAACTGAGCGCCACATTTCGTACGCCACATTTcagctcagccttgagagctgGCACACACGTGGCTGTGAAAGCGGGAGTGGCGGATCCCTCTAGCTCCTCCCGTGTGCATCGATCTCCCCTGCAGGAGGAGACCTTTCATGGATTTGGGGTCTAGAACTGGCAAATTGCACATCAGACATCCACGGATTGCAAGCAGTGGTGGACTGgccctcggggagcaagaaaacacaagaCTTTAGAAGAGTGTACTAAAAtgataaaataaacttagtaaagagtcccctaagcttagactaagttacctaagtctttctGTTATCTAGGATCAAgttcttgagttttctttcctcccctagaccAGGTCTTGGGACTGAATCGACATACTGGTAGCATGATCCTTGATTATAGCACGATGTTTCTTCCACGACATTCCTCTGATACCAGTAATACATATCACTCGTGGATACTTTTAATACCTCAAATAGTTTCTGTCCCCCACAACTTTGACGCTTTGAAAGACCAAGGGAGAATGTGAGACCAGGCTAGCATCGAGACTCAAGTTAAGCACGCCGTCAAGTTTGCACGTCTGTTACCAAGACAGGTAAGAGCTCATAGCGTCAACAGTTGAGGACCAAAAAAATACCACTCTAAAACCTTAGGGGTATATGATTTGTAGCTGGCGGTGAGTCTCATGTTTGTTGGAGCCTAGAGAGCTGATTAGGGTAGTGGGAAGATCCGGAGATTTCCATCTCATGCTGCCCAGGTATATTTTGATTCACAGAATGATATGCACGGCCCAGAATGATTGAGAACGTGGCGAAACTGAGTGAACCACGTCAAAGGAGATGATTCGGAAACGGAATGCAGTTGTAACAGACGACCATGTCGGCGTTAAGCTAGAGCATATAGGACAGTAATTAGTGTGTTACGGTCGCCTTGTGGCACAGGCTTATTGGGTGGCACAAGGTCAATAAGACCAGGGTTTGAAGCTCTTGGAGTTGGAAGGAGTGCAAATCCTCCTGTGAATGCGTGAATGAGGCCAGTGAGTGAAGTGTTGATACCTCGACAGAGTATAGACATCTGACAGCAATATTACCTGGGAGCGAAGATCAGCAGAACAAGTGATGCACCAAGAGCGTTAAGTTTAGTGCTTGGTGGTGAATGGAAGTGGATGTTGTCATAGAGCCCATCATGTGCCTCTGTTAGTTGTGTCTTTAGTGCGTCATGGCCTGAGAAGGGTGCCTGAGCAAATGAATTGGCAGGTGTGTGTCCCACTGAGCTGTCCCACGTTTCATAGGTACCTCAAGGTATGGAAGTGCCTACCCCTCCATGTATTTTTATCCCCCGCGCTTCCATCACTCTTGAGAACACTCCTGATTCTTCACATTAACAACGCTCGCCTTTATTTTGACCAGAATAAGCATCATAGAGCGCCCCTGCGCTTCAAAGATACCATCATATCACTTGAAAACTGCATAAAGAACTCCCAAAAGATCCTCTCAGGCGTTCGTGTCTCCCCACTCACAACTCACTTCCCTTCCCCGTGCGGTCCCTGCAACTCGACCCAACGGTCCACCGCTCTTAGACAAGCCCCTCCAAGTCAAGGCCTAATCAAGGGTCTGTTGAgccaaagaacaagagaCAAACCTCTCTTTCTTGACTCAACCTTGTGTTTATACATATATCTCATTCTTTCTCTATTGACCTTATCTGCTTTCCTTTGACTACTTGTCAAAAAGCTTAGCTTAGCTTCCAAATATAACAAAGAACAAGGGTATCCTCCTGTTCCTTTCTTCATCTGCATTACGCATGACCCCGAAACAACTCCGTATATCGCTTCATTTCGAATCCGTTTCTATCTCAACCAGGCTTCCTCAAAAGGCATCGAACTGAAATAGGCAGACGAACCCAAAAGCTACAGTCTTCGCCTCTTTATTCTGATATCAAACCATAAAGCTATAGCTTCTCGTGCTCTTCCAGCTGATACATAAACCCGCACCATAGTTGGTATACAGCAACTACCCTTGAACTCAATATTATGCATCAACTGCTAACAACTCTCAGGAACAATAGAACCAACCATGTCATTTTCTCCGTCCGCCATGCAACaggatgagcttgctgctcTCCTGGCCCGTAACCTCAGCTTCAACCCAATTCCCGAGCCTGCCCCTGCACCACAACAAGAGCCCAAGGCCGATCATGCTGAGCCCATAGTCTATACTTCAGTTCACTACACCCACTCTGCACACATagctcaagcagctcaacaccaagacgtCCCTCGCCGTGCTTCAGAGCCACCCCAGACGCAAGGGCCCAGTGTTGAAGCTATATTGCGGCACCACGGCGTTGATCCAGCTACTCTGACACCTTCACAACTTCAGCTATTCAAAGTTGCCGagccttctcagcaagagAGACTTATTGAACTTTGGAACATTTGCCCTCCCGGAAACGGTGGCGACATCCCAGCTCTCGCCTGGAGCAGCACCACTGTGGAACATGAGGAGCAACTTGCCCGCTTGCGTTACGAACGACTgaaccagcagcaacaagtcATGAGTCTGGATGGTACCCAAGTTCAAGCAGTCGATGGTAGGTGGGTTCGTAACTCAGAGCCTGAGGTCGAACCATACATGACTTCTGGCTACGAGGAGTTGATGCGAAGAGAGCGTGAACGAGAGGCCCGCGACAGCCAGCCGAGGAGCACCTACGGTCTCTACTCACACGCCACAGACCCTGTCTACATGGGTCCGGACTACGCTCGTGAACAGCAGTTGCTGGAGATGGCAACTCAGTACGGTGCTTACCAAGGATTCCGAGCACCGGAGGTGGACACTATGGATGTTATGTAAATAAATATCGTCTATCCAAGCCGAGCAGCAGAATAGTATGACCAGACGTTCAACGGTTAATCTACATAGAAGCTCGGGATGGCGATGGGACATCATATAAAGTGGACAACTTATACGCCAATGTGCGTACAGGAAAGGGATTTGTTGGTAGAGCCATGGGCTGTTGGTCACTGTTTAGGTTTTGTTGCTTAGTATGGTTATCAGGTTGCTGGATGAGTTTATCGTGAGAGACTGGCTTCCAAAGGGGAGTGGATAGGGCGGCGTTGGTGGAACTttcatttttctttttgcaaATCATTTTGCTCCCTCTCCCAGTATCGCCCTCGTCAAGTACTTGTAGTGTATGCTAACAATTAGTTCTACCTAGAGAGAGTATATGCAATGGTGGCAGCTTTGTTCGCCACAGGTACGTTGTCCCTTTCAACACCTGCTTTCAGGGGCTGCAACTCACTCAATGTGCTCCCTGACCGTGATATTTCATATATACTTCCTAGCAGTATATCTAGACCAGGCACTCAAGCACCGTGTATCCAACAAGAATCAATAAAAAGCTTTTTGATAAACACTGCATGTTTTCGAACTCCTAAAACTGCTGGTTTATGAATAACAAGTCACGTCCATGTATTTATTCTGGCTGTCCAAGTTATTGTAAAGGGGTATCAAATTCCATTCACGCCTTGTGAAGTGAatggtcatcatcatgcaGTTCATCTATATCCATGTTTAAATTCCAGtcttctcgagcttctttGCCAACTCGTCcacctccttgtccttgacagGAATAACAGGTTCCTCTTGGGCCTCCTCGGCCTCCTTGATCAACTTCTCGGCTCGGTCCTCAGgctcaatctcctcttcctcctcttcctcttcctccgcgTCACTGTCTGGCTCCTCAAGGTCCTCCAGCTCGTCAACACCCCATTCATCCTCGTTGACAATATCGCCACCAAACTTCTCCTTGcgctcctcaagaagctcctgaAGGACGGGAATCGACTCGTCGTCCTCTGTGAGAATGTTGCCGTTGATTTCAATTCGCTTCAAAGCAGGAAGACCATCCTTGGCGGCAATGGCGAAGGCCTTGATACCCTTGGAGGTGATTTCATTGTATTGCAGACGCAAGGTCTCAAGTTTAGcattcttgcccttggccaGAGCATCTGCTACGAGGACACCACCCTTGGCACCAAGTAGGGAGTCCCCAACTCCCAACTCCTGGAGTGAAGTCCAGTTGGCAACAACCTTTGACAGAGCTCGGGCCCCAGTGACGGTGAAGGTGTTGTCCTGCAGGTCGAGGACCTCGAGTTTGGAAGCGTGACTGAGACCTTCGGCGAGAAGGTGGGAGATACCTTCTTGTCGAATACCGTTCTGAACCATCTTGATcactttgatcttgttgtGCAGCTTGTAGGCCTTTGCCCACGCCGTCATACTTCCATTCTCCAATCGGTTTCGGCCGCAGATAACAGTCTCGAGATCGGGAACTTCCTTTCCTTCCTTTCGggcagcctccttcttggcgtgAAGCTCGGAGAGCGCATCAGCGATGAGGATACCAGCGTGAGGGCCCATGCCGTTGTTGTTCAGGTAAAGGTGCTGCAGTGGCACATGGGCGGCTAGGAAGGCCACGAGAGGCGCTTGGACGTTCAAACCAAAGGCATTGTCATTCAAGTTGACagtgttgagcttggggagGTTGAGAACGGAGGTGAGTAGCGAAGAGATAGCGTCAGGGATCTCGCTCAGGAGTCGGCCAGTGAAGATATCGGCGAAGTTTGCGACCTGGAGAGAAGTGTATTGGTAAGTTATAGCAGCCAGGGAGAGGTGATGTTTGACGCACTCTCAGGTTCTTCTTGGTCGCAAGAACCTCACCAAGAAGCTTACAGGCGCCAACACCCAGAGTGTTGCCCAAAATACGAACTTCTTCGACGTCTGCAGATCGAAGAGGGGCAATATGAGGCTCGAGATCCTCAGCAGTGTCGAGCTTGAGGCCCTTTCCCTCGAGGGAAAAAATCTTATCGGAAGAAGCCATTCTATAGAAAATTGAGAAAAGAGGAATTCGCGCAGAATCGAACAGCAAAGATGGTGACGACCAAGTCTGAAAGGAAAAGTCGGGTTAATAAAAACAAAAGAATGTCGCCGGTGTTTGGTGTGAAGATGAATCGAGTCAAGGTGGGGGTGGGGTAGCAGACAGAATTAGGCAGTAGTTAGGCTTCTTGATCAGGTTTAGAGCATTTCCTAACTTTTTTATGTAATTTCCCATTGCCATGGGCAGCAGATCTCGAAGCCGCTTGTCGATGAGGGAGTCTAATGAACAGACAGGAATATGTAGTAGGTATCACTCATCTCATGCGATCATCATTTAAGAATGCAATGAATTGAAACATGATACAAATGGCCATAGCCTGCTTCCGTAAGATCTCATAGTTACAGCTGTCATACCTGTAAGAACCaccttattatatactattgTTTCTACTGTCCTAGGTAGTATGCTGTTAGTATCCATGGACCAAACCAAACCGAACCCGACTTCAACCCGGGAGTCGGAAAAATTTGGAACACTCACTTATCGGAAGTCACCTGGCCGCTCAGCCGAGCAAGGCGAGAGTGGTCGAGCACGTGACATTGATCCGACCCGCATCCAATCAGAGCCGGCTTATTGGAACGCTCGATAGGATTTTGTCTGATGCTGCTAATGATCTCTGCTTGAGCCCTTTTGTCCTCCGACTCCGAGAACGACCTCCCCATCTCGCCGTCTCATATTCGATCGCACCAGCGACGGTATAGCTCGCCCACAATGCTTGCCAGGTCGTGTTTGCGCTCGACGCGCACCTTCAATGGCCTCCGGAACGGCCCTTCTGCTGTCACCAAGGTATGGCACGATCCTACCACCTCTGCCAGCGAGCTTCCCGTTTGCCGAGAGATGACAACCACGAACCTCGACACGCCGCAGCCACGCCAATCGCAACTGAATGCGCCTCAATTGCATGTACACGATTGCTGACCCCATTTTCTTCCCAGCGTGCCGCTTCCTCGAGCTCCAGCGCCGCCAGCGATGCCTCTGCCACCCGATTGAACCTGGCTGCCGCCGCCTCGACTACCCTCGCCCTCGGCTCCATGGCTTGGTACTATCACCTTTACGGACCTGTTGCCTTTGCTATGACTCCTGCTGAAGAGGGGTACGTGATGCCTTCGGTTCTTGATTGTGGTGTTTCTGCATCATCTCAATTTAGGTGATGAGGCATAAATGCTGGCTATCGATGATCCGCACTGTTATTGCATCACCAATTGCTAACAGTGCCCATATAGACTTCACGCTACCAAGTACCCTTGGGTTCACAACAAGTGGTTCAAGACCTTCGACCACCAGGCGTAAGCTGCCGCCGATCCTGTAGAACACGCCGTGTCGAATTACTGACCCCCTCATAGTCTCCGCCGTGGTTTCCAGGTTTACCAGGAGGTCTGCCAGTCCTGCCACTCCCTCAGCCGAATCCCCTACCGAACGCTCGTCGGCTCCGTCTTGACCGTTGACGAGGCCAAGGCCCTTGCCGAGGAGAACGAGTACCCCGGTGAGCCCGATGAGCAGGGTGAGATCCAGATGCGCCCCGGAAAGCTGGCCGATTACATGCTGCCTCCTTACAAGAACGAGGAGGCTGCTCGATTTGCCAACAATGGTGCTCTCCCCCCGGATCTGTCTCTTATCATCAAGGCCCGTCACGGTGGCTGTGACTACATCTTCAGCTTGCTCACCGGCTACCCTGAAGAGCCCCCTGCTGGTGTTCAGGTCGCTCCCGGCATGAACTTCAACCCTTACTTTCCCGGTACCGGTATCGCCATGGCCCGTGTTCTTTACGACGGTCTCGTTGAGTACGAGGATGGTACCCCCGCCACCACCTCTCAGATGGCCAAGGATGTTGTCGAGTTCCTCAACTGGGCTGCCGAGCCCGAGATGGATGACCGAAAGCGAATGGGTATGAAGGTCCTTGTCGTCTCTGCCTCTCTGTGGGCTGTCAGTGTCTGGGTGAAGCGATACAAGTGGGCTTGGCTGAAGTCCCGAAAGATCGCCTACGATCCCCCCAAGGAGGTCAAGGTCCGCCGCTAAAGGGGCAACATCTCAAAGTCTCATTTGTATACTAGTCGCCCCTAGAGCAGCTCCTTTGTCGGCGGTGGCGGGTAGAAAAGAAGCCTGGTCGTGGAAGGAAAGGTGGATGTTAGAGTGTAAATCAGATGAATCGTTTTCAATACCTTATTCGACAAACTACACTGGGAAATATGAAGGGGTGACGGGTGGTAAAAATGTGAAAGCTCTCTGTACTCGTGGCCGCCACTTTCCCTGCCTCCAATACTTGTTATATATGATTCAAAGTTCTGATCTGAACAACCCGAGTTCATTGCGTTCTCAGCACAAGCCTTGGTTAAGTTTACTTTGGCACTGTTCAACCCCGCCCCAGACTTATATCTCATACTTTTTTATGTAGAACGGACTTCAGCAAGACAACCGACTCATGTGTCATTATCAATACACAAAAGATAACGAGTGATATCTAGGAGGTCTTGTCTCGGGCTCATCAAGATACCTTGAAATGTCTTTCAGCGAGGGACTCTAAGTTTGTGTTATTGGCTTGAAATATAAACATTACATAAGTATCTACGTATCTATGCCATCCCTGATTCGTAGCCTCACTAGATTCTATGCTTCAACTTGGCAAGCATTTACGAAAAGCCGTTAAAACATGCTGCCATTCATATCAAACCGTTGAATGCGTGAATGGTTCCAGTGGTTTGTTCACTCAACGTCCAAGGTTGATACAGGCCTCCTCCCTTGTCATTGGACGATAATCAGCTAGTAACATTCAACCTCCACCCATTAACCAAACAGGAACCACTTTTCACTAGGTTACAGCAGGTGCCTTCTTTAGGTACCCTACTAAGTTGACCAGTCACTGTTGCTCCTCTTAACCACTCCCCTTCAATCCTATTTggttctcaacctcctcctctCACCTCCACGCCCTCATACTCGATTGTCGTCTTGTTCGCCTTTCTTTTAGTGCCGCTGGGATACCTCAATAGTGTTTTGTTCCGTGTCAAATCTGACCAACACTTGTTTCGCTGCCATACTCAAATTTGCCTCGCTGCACATACTTGATAAGTCCGGGCAAGGACCACACCACAATGCCCTTCGTTGGAGAAGACGCCCACGTAGGACGTAAGCGACGATGGAGCGTCGACAACGAGCAGTCCAGATTGTCTCTATACCCTTCAGAGGAGACCAAGGACTATTATATCCTCGATCAACGGCCGGACTCAGCCTTACGAAAGGTCCTTCCAGTTTCGAAGCGAACCCGTATTACCGGCGACGATATTCACGTTACCGACGGCCTCAACCCTTCCAATTTCTCTTTCAACACGCCCCACCGCCGACGGCGCTCATCACAACTTAAGATGCTGCCGGTGCAGCCCGCCTTTGCCATATCTCGAGTGACAGGCTCTCTGCTTGTTCCCTGTAACATCTGCCACCGCAAACCAACCAAGAAATCTGATCTCGACTCCTTTGCCAATTGCGATGGATGCGGCGAGCGCACTTGCTTCATTTGTATTAGAGAATGCCATGGTTGGAATCTGGATGGTGGCTTTGGTGTCTCGGAG is a genomic window containing:
- a CDS encoding probable ran GTPase activating protein 1, with the protein product MASSDKIFSLEGKGLKLDTAEDLEPHIAPLRSADVEEVRILGNTLGVGACKLLGEVLATKKNLRVANFADIFTGRLLSEIPDAISSLLTSVLNLPKLNTVNLNDNAFGLNVQAPLVAFLAAHVPLQHLYLNNNGMGPHAGILIADALSELHAKKEAARKEGKEVPDLETVICGRNRLENGSMTAWAKAYKLHNKIKVIKMVQNGIRQEGISHLLAEGLSHASKLEVLDLQDNTFTVTGARALSKVVANWTSLQELGVGDSLLGAKGGVLVADALAKGKNAKLETLRLQYNEITSKGIKAFAIAAKDGLPALKRIEINGNILTEDDESIPVLQELLEERKEKFGGDIVNEDEWGVDELEDLEEPDSDAEEEEEEEEEIEPEDRAEKLIKEAEEAQEEPVIPVKDKEVDELAKKLEKTGI
- a CDS encoding probable ubiquinol-cytochrome-c reductase cytochrome c1 precursor, which gives rise to MLARSCLRSTRTFNGLRNGPSAVTKVWHDPTTSASELPVCREMTTTNLDTPQPRQSQLNAPQLHRAASSSSSAASDASATRLNLAAAASTTLALGSMAWYYHLYGPVAFAMTPAEEGLHATKYPWVHNKWFKTFDHQALRRGFQVYQEVCQSCHSLSRIPYRTLVGSVLTVDEAKALAEENEYPGEPDEQGEIQMRPGKLADYMLPPYKNEEAARFANNGALPPDLSLIIKARHGGCDYIFSLLTGYPEEPPAGVQVAPGMNFNPYFPGTGIAMARVLYDGLVEYEDGTPATTSQMAKDVVEFLNWAAEPEMDDRKRMGMKVLVVSASLWAVSVWVKRYKWAWLKSRKIAYDPPKEVKVRR